The Fragaria vesca subsp. vesca unplaced genomic scaffold, FraVesHawaii_1.0 scf0513012, whole genome shotgun sequence genome has a segment encoding these proteins:
- the LOC101298852 gene encoding (3S,6E)-nerolidol synthase 1, chloroplastic-like: protein MLIIDQMASSSRAFFKVFNPAPKIISHIGHSKLMQLTPKKQLPATFQRWGVAEDSLLSSSSAPIKLMNVETKHTRTMGDIFVQHSQKLELFRNVLRNVAELDALEGLNMIDAVQRLGIDFHFQREIDEILHKQMSIVSASDDLHEVALRFRLLRQHGYFVPEDVFNNFKDSKGTFKQVLGEDIKGLMSLYEASQLGTEGEDTLVEAEKFSGHLLKTSLSHLDHHQARIVGNTLRNPHHKSLASFMARNFFVTSQATNSXXQLMKLVVFLELNLVQVLNENERVEVSRWWKELGLVKELKFARDQPLKWYTWSMAGLTDPKLSEERVELTKPISFVYLIDDIFDVYGTLDDLILFTEAVNRWEITAIDHLPDYMKICFKALYDMTNEFSCKVYQKHGWNPLRSLKISWASLCNAFLVEAKWFASGQLPKSEEYLKNGIVSSGVNVGLVHMFFLLGQNITRKSVELLNETPAMISSSAAILRLWDDLGSAKDENQDGNDGSYVRCYLEEHEGCSIEEAREKTINMISDEWKKLNRELLSPNPFPATFTSASLNLARMIPLMYSYDGNQSLPSLKEYMKLMLYETVSM from the exons ATGCTGATCATAGATCAGATGGCATCGTCTTCTCGGGCCTTCTTTAAAGTATTCAATCCTGCTCCAAAAATTATCTCACATATTGGCCACTCTAAACTCATGCAGCTTACACCTAAGAAGCAGCTGCCTGCTACTTTTCAAAGATGGGGCGTTGCCGAAGATAGCTTGCTTTCCAGTTCTAGTGCTCCCATAAAGCTGATGAACGTTGAAACCAAGCATACTAGAACTATG GGTGACATTTTTGTCCAACATTCTCAGAAGTTGGAACTATTCAGAAATGTCTTAAGGAATGTAGCAGAGCTAGATGCCCTTGAAGGTTTGAATATGATCGATGCTGTTCAAAGGCTAGGCATCGATTTCCACTTTCAACGAGAAATCGATGAAATTCTGCACAAGCAAATGAGTATTGTATCTGCCTCTGATGATCTTCATGAGGTTGCACTTCGCTTTCGACTACTGAGACAACATGGTTACTTCGTGCCTGAAG ATGTGTTTAACAACTTCAAGGACAGCAAAGGAACGTTCAAGCAAGTTCTGGGTGAAGACATCAAGGGATTGATGAGCTTATACGAAGCTTCGCAGCTAGGTACAGAAGGAGAAGATACACTTGTTGAAGCTGAAAAGTTTAGTGGCCATCTGCTAAAGACTTCTCTGTcacatcttgatcatcatcaagccAGAATTGTTGGAAATACATTGAGGAATCCTCATCACAAAAGCTTGGCCTCATTCATGGCTAGGAACTTTTTCGTTACTTCTCAAGCCACCAATTCNNNNN GACAATTGATGAAATTGGTTGTATTCCTTGAATTAAATTTGGTTCAGGTGTTAAACG AAAATGAGAGGGTCGAGGTTTCAAG ATGGTGGAAGGAGCTTGGATTGGTTAAGGAACTGAAGTTTGCAAGAGATCAACCACTGAAATGGTACACTTGGTCCATGGCAGGCCTAACAGATCCAAAGTTATCAGAGGAGAGGGTTGAGCTCACAAAACCCATCTCTTTTGTCTATTTGATAGATGACATTTTCGATGTTTATGGAACCCTTGATGACCTCATTCTCTTCACAGAAGCTGTTAAtag ATGGGAAATTACTGCTATAGACCACTTACCAGACTATATGAAGATATGCTTCAAGGCTCTCTATGATATGACTAATGAATTCAGCTGCAAGGTCTATCAGAAGCATGGATGGAACCCCTTACGATCTTTGAAAATTTCG TGGGCGAGTCTTTGCAATGCGTTTTTGGTGGAAGCAAAATGGTTCGCATCTGGGCAGCTGCCGAAGTCAGAAGAGTACTTGAAGAACGGCATCGTTTCTTCTGGGGTAAATGTGGGTCTAGTCCACATGTTTTTTCTCTTGGGTCAGAACATAACCAGAAAGAGTGTGGAGTTGTTGAATGAAACTCCAGCCATGATATCGTCCTCAGCAGCAATTCTTCGACTCTGGGACGATTTAGGCAGTGCAAAGGATGAGAACCAGGATGGGAACGATGGGTCGTATGTAAGGTGCTACTTAGAGGAACATGAAGGCTGTTCCATTGAGGAGGCACGAGAAAAGACGATTAATATGATTTCAGATGAATGGAAGAAACTGAACAGAGAACTGCTCTCTCCAAATCCATTTCCAGCAACATTCACATCGGCTTCTCTTAATCTCGCAAGAATGATCCCCTTGATGTATAGCTACGATGGCAACCAATCCCTTCCATCTCTTAAAGAGTATATGAAACTGATGTTGTATGAGACTGTATCAATGTAA